GTCCTGCGACTCCCACAATGTTAGTAATTCTTTCTTGTGCTTTCCTCCAAGTGGGCTGAGGAGGTAAACCAAGATGGCTACCTGCCGTGTTCCACTAGTCCTGCTCGCCTGCGGCTCCTTTAATCCCATCACCAATCAGCATATGAGGCTGTTTGAGCTGGCCAGAGACCACATGCACAGCACAGGTACGATCCAGACATCATAGACGCCGTGTCTGCTTatcgtttgtgtgtttttatttgactttctAGATAACCTTCAGGGTCCAATCAGCTGCTGTAAAGGCTCCCAGATAATGGCCACcaattaatattatttttatgaaCAGAGCATCAAATGACAGTGTGCACCGTGAGAAAGCTTGCTCACAGTGAttaacccacagagaattatgactcaactctgcagctctgcagggctTTTTCAACTCTAACCCACTGTTTTTCGTTTATGGTCGACATATTTAGGGTTTGGTTTCACcgttctcatcagcctcatgtccagcagcaggagcaggcgGCATCTGTTTCCAGCAAACAAGCCCTGATAAACCTGCTGTCTCTTGTCTATCCAGCACTAACCAACAGACGTACAACGTCAGAGACTAGCTGGAGGAGTTGGTTGAATGTAAGAGCTCAAAGGAGAATAAATATGGGACTTCCATATGTCAGGATGCCATaaactgaatgctaatgttgcttcatGTCGTCCTGATGTGGAAGCAGGCTCTTTACTaaaacattagctgtaacaccTTCATGAGGCTATAAcagagctttgtttttcagcttgcTGTGGAGCCCCCCAGTGGCCCAAATATcaataaatgcagctttaaacaaaCCCAAATTCTTGTGTCTTGTTTGCTGAACTGTagacaagaagaagaatcaattaaaagaaaaaaagtgattgTATTGattgtttacacacaaacaaacagtaatatGTAATTTTTTCTGATGCTGCAGAAACCTCGGTTGCGCTCCTTTCGTCCTCTTCTAAACTCTGAGGCTGTGCTGTGTGACATGCTGCTGGACAGCCCCATGTAACAAATATGTCAGCACAAACAGTCTCCTTACATTAAACCCAGGCCCATTTACTTCACAAGCTGCTGAAAATAAGAGCACCAGCCTGGACACGTGGTCACAACGACATCATTATAGCTTAAGAGTTATACCGGTCCTGAGTCAGCTCTCTCTAAGATGCTTTATGAATCAGTGCAGCAGTTCAGTGGGCAGGAACATAAATAATGCTCTTACAGTTTCCCTTTGACCCCTTACCTATAACACATCAGGTGACTAATTTGAGGGCAATTAGAAAATGACTATAAGCTGCATACAGGAGCGGTTGTCATTCTCCTGTTTGCTGAATGTTTGCGCTACACTTGCAGATCTGTTGTCATTTAAACACTAAAATTTGCACAATTTGCTTCTGTATTTACCAATCAGAATGAGAATTTTCAAACTCTTACATTATAAGTTACAAGTAATTATACAGTGTGATAATTGTCATGATCATCAGCCCGTTTTAAAAGGATTAGTTGTAGCATTTCTCCTCAAATGTGCAATCTGACAAAGAAGTAATAATATTAGCGTCAGATTGATCTGATTTATGTTCCATTTCTCAGCTGTCATGACCCAGAAAAACTGTATTAATCATCTCTCCCTTCAGGCCAGTATCAGGTGGTGGGTGGCATCGTGTCTCCAGTGAGTGACGGCTATGGAAAGCAAGGCCTGGTACTGGCTAAGCACCGGATTGCTATGGCAAAGCTGGCACTCCAGAGCTCCAACTGGGTCACGGTTGATGAATGGGAGAGTCAGCAGCCAGACTGGACAGAGACTGTGGTCACCATGAGGTATAAAATGCTTTTACAGCACTGGCGGAGTTAAAATAGCTCCTTTTGAAAAAGAAGGTTGTAAAGGAGAAACTATCAGATAATATCAGCCATTGGTACCTCTGTGCTGCTTGTCACCTGTTGTCAAAGTACATCGGCGACTACATCCACTATTACACAAGACATTTATAATGCAGTAAGTAATTCCCTGTCCATCCATTCTATGATTATGGACGCTCCAGTGGTTTATTAGAGAGGAGATTTACTCCACAAAAAAGCCTTTTATGCAGAGTACAGGGAACATACTATGGCTTTGTGTCACCAGACAACGTGGGATGTCTGCTTGCCAGTATTATACAAAGTGTTACTCAGTCGCTGCTTATTGTTTCCGTTAGCTTTAACTGTCCCTGTTACATCCTTCTTCATCCTTGATGGGATATAAGACAAATATTTTTTAGTTTCTGACATGTCCTAGTTTTACCACAGCACCAGCAGAGTTCACAGGGATGCACTCTCCTCTGCTGCGCCTCTGCCTGCCCTGCTGCATGCCAACTTCAACCACTTATGTAACACAGTGTTGCCTGGTTCCCAGAGCCTAGATTACAGGTTCTGGTTGATTGGGAGCTGCCAGACTAGACTCGACTCATGTCAGGTCTGGGTTTTTCATGAGGTGAAATAAGGGGTGCAGGCTGTTAAAATCACTGGCCGAGTGGGAACTGTGTGGTTGCAAAAGGCTGTTTGGCACATGAATACGGGTGAAGACAGGCCAGCAGCAGTGATATGAATAAGGGCAGTCTGACTCCATATGGCAGAAGTTTACTGTGCggaaaaatgaaatttatttcCGTTGTTTTGCCCAAAGGAGTTAATCATCTAATGAGAAAATAGTTCCTCACCCTGTATTACTGCACTCACTGACTGTATGTCATGCATTACATTTAGGCTTGTTTTAACAAGGCCTTGTATCCTTGCTCCATTAaacttcttttattttattccctCTCATTCTCCCCTGTTCCACTTTTCTCACAAATCTCCTCATGAGTTAACACCAACCCTCCCAGCTGGTTGTCTCTAAGCAGTGTTTGCGCAACATGGGTGCTGATCAAGGGGCCTGTTGTCCGGAGCAGGCCACGTCACACGTCCTCTCActccccagcacacacacacacacacacacacacacacacacacacacacaaacacacaaatgtgctaGAACACCTTTAAGGAGCTTAACTTGGAAACACTGAAGTTTTTCCTACATCTTTGATGGATGCATGGATTTTTCTCTTTctaattcagttcagtttgataAAGCTTTACTGGCATTAGATTGAAAAACATGCACGTACATAAAccatttctaaaaataaactgatGAATTATGTGTCTCCCTCTCATACCTTTGGTTGTTGGGCAGGTATCATTATGGGCGTATTTTGAAGGACTataagcagagcagaggaacacATGACTCCAATGGAAACAGCACTCCACTCTCAAGTAAGGACCTCTTGTTGTTGGATACTCGGGATTAGTTCAGAAACCCCTTGACCACCTAATTTGCATTGGCCGTGAATTCCTCTCATTTTGGGACAGCAGAGTTTGCCGGTTGGTTGGTCAGTCTGTCACTCAGTCATttggttggtccaccactttagTCCAAATGTAGCATAAATATCTGATATAACTGTTTGACGGGTTGGCATGAAATTTTGTGCATTCAAGGTCCCCAGAGGATCAAGTCTTTAAAGACgttggtttatgatcaaatacctgcaaaactaataacattcccatcagcctcagctacactttgtatttagtgctaattagcaaatattagcatgctaacatgcttagaCAGTGAACATGGtcaacattatacctgctgaacatcagcatgttaaccagtggtggaggaagtactcagatctttcgCTCAAGTcaaagtagtaataccacagtgtagaaatactctaaaagtaaaagtcctccACTCAAAATTTTGCTTGAGTAAAAGTGCAGAAGTATTAGAATCAACATACACTTCATGttccaaaagtaaaagtactcgtgCAGAATCATCATCCCTGTCAGAATAGTTGGATTTGGATCAATCCCACATAATGTGCTTAATGCGTGCAAAGTCGAAGCCTAGTGGTGCTCTGTGGTCCTGACTAACTGTGGTTAAAGAGCATTAGGGATAGTTTTAATACTTTTGagacttttgtgtgtgtgtgtgtgtgtgtgtgtgtgtgtgtgtgagacggacAAACTCACCAATACATAGCTATAGCACATGTGAACATGATGGTTGTTGTGTAACTGGAAGATAGCCAATCAGTATTCAGGAAGGTTTTCCTGGAATATATGTGATTTGTCAGAACCATTGACAGGGACATCTGTTCGGGCATGCTGGCATGATGACGGCTTTCATACGTTCATTTAGAAATCGAAAAGTTACTTTGTTATTTTGGCCTCCTTTTTAGTTATTTCTAACAGCTCGGTTTGAGTTTTTGGCCTTGGTGTGATTTGTTGTAGCCTGCAGCACCATGAGTGTCTTTTAAGTAGTACAACTTGTAGAACTAGTAAGACTGTTTTAGTTACCTTCTGATTTCTCATTTGCCTGGTCTACACTCACAATGTTCACTCACTTTTTCCTGGatatttttaacacaaaaaaataaagttaattaatAGTAGAATTTTACTCCTCAACAGAATGATTATTGCcaggtttttattttgatttgtgaCTAGCCAGTTGGAAAACGCCCAGTGGACTCTTTCCATGTATTCAAAATGAGCAACACCTGAGCATTATCTCAATCTTTGCCATCAAGTTTGCTTAGAAAAAGGAGAACTGAAATATCAATGATTTAGTGAACAGGATGATCACCAAATCATTTGCAGGAGACCAGTGATGTCAGAAAGGTGACAGTCCAAATTGTACAGATGACTGATGAGTGAATACCCTTTGAAGATAAAACAAAGGATCGTCATCAAGCATCATAAACTATCTATCATGGACCTTTTTATTACTCAAAGTGAATCATATTGAGCAGTAGCTCTGTCCCCTCACTGCAAATCAACGCTTCTCTCAGCTTATACGTAGCTTATGTGAATACCATATTTTTCATgccatgttttattgttttatcctTTTTATGCTAAATATTCAAAGATTAGTAAAGAAGTAAACAGTATTCCTCCTCATATCCCGCCTCTCCCCTCAGACCACTGTCCCCAGCTGAAGCTCCTATGTGGAGCTGATTTCCTCAACACTTTCGAGATCCCTGGCCTGTGGCGGGATGACCACGTGGAGGAGGTGGCCGGGCGGTTCGGCCTAGTCTGCGTCAGTCGTGGGG
The Chaetodon auriga isolate fChaAug3 chromosome 12, fChaAug3.hap1, whole genome shotgun sequence genome window above contains:
- the nmnat3 gene encoding nicotinamide/nicotinic acid mononucleotide adenylyltransferase 3, with product MATCRVPLVLLACGSFNPITNQHMRLFELARDHMHSTGQYQVVGGIVSPVSDGYGKQGLVLAKHRIAMAKLALQSSNWVTVDEWESQQPDWTETVVTMRYHYGRILKDYKQSRGTHDSNGNSTPLSNHCPQLKLLCGADFLNTFEIPGLWRDDHVEEVAGRFGLVCVSRGGLQPERAVHESDTLSRHQQNIFLVREWVRNETSATEVRRALRRGLSVKYLIPDSVIEYIHQHNLYTEDSERRNKGTVLRPLTKQAQQPVKSLDD